One genomic segment of Mytilus galloprovincialis chromosome 5, xbMytGall1.hap1.1, whole genome shotgun sequence includes these proteins:
- the LOC143075178 gene encoding serine/threonine-protein phosphatase 4 catalytic subunit, translating into MSEISDLDRQIEQLRRCEIIKESEVKALCAKAREILVEESNVQRVDSPVTVCGDIHGQFYDLKELFKVGGDVPDTNYLFIGDFVDRGFYSVETFLLLLALKVRYPDRITLIRGNHESRQITQVYGFYDECLRKYGSITVWRYCTEIFDYLSLSAIIDGKIFCVHGGLSPSIQTLDQIRAIDRKQEVPHDGPMCDLLWSDPEDMQGWGVSPRGAGYLFGSDVAAQFNEANHIDLICRAHQLVMEGYKWHFNETVLTVWSAPNYCYRCGNVAAILELDEHLQRDFTIFEAAPQESRGIPSKKPQPDYFL; encoded by the exons ATGAGTGAAATAAGTGATTTAGACag ACAAATAGAGCAACTGAGAAGATGTGAAATAATTAAAGAGAGTGAAGTGAAAGCATTATGTGCCAAAGCCAGAGAGATTTTAGTAGAAGAAAGTAATGTACAGCGTGTAGATTCTCCTGTAACA GTGTGTGGTGATATACATGGACAGTTTTATgatttaaaagaattatttaaagTTGGTGGAGATGTTCCGGACACAAATTATCTATTTATTGGAGATTTTGTGGATAGAGGATTTTACAGTGTAgaaacatttttattattattagcaTTAAAA gTTAGATATCCAGATAGAATAACATTAATTCGTGGCAATCATGAAAGTAGACAAATCACACAAGTTTATGGTTTTTATGATGAATGTTTGCGGAAATACGGGTCAATAACAGTATGGAGATATTGTACagaaatatttgattatttaagtCTTTCAGCAATTATAGATGGAAAG atattttgTGTACATGGTGGGTTATCTCCCTCTATACAGACATTAGATCAAATCCGTGCAATAGACAGGAAACAGGAAGTACCACATGACGGTCCAATGTGTGATTTATTATGGTCAGATCCAGAAG ATATGCAGGGTTGGGGAGTGAGTCCTCGTGGAGCAGGATATTTATTTGGTTCCGATGTTGCAGCACAGTTTAATGAAGCTAACCATATAGATTTAATATGTCGAGCCCATCAGTTAGTAATGGAGGGTTACAAGTGGCATTTTAATGAAACAGTATTAACGGTGTGGTCAGCACCTAATTATTGCTATAG ATGTGGTAATGTAGCAGCCATTTTAGAATTAGACGAGCATTTACAAAGAGATTTTACAATATTTGAAGCTGCACCACAG gaATCTAGAGGAATACCATCAAAGAAACCACAGCCAGATTATTTCTTGTAA